The following is a genomic window from Crossiella equi.
CCCGCAAGGAGCTCGCCCGCCTGGAACGCCAGGTCGAGAAGCTGGCCAAGCGCGAGGAGCAGCTGCACGCGGCCCTCGCCGAAGCCGCCACTGACCCGGACCGCCTGCTCAAGCTCAACGCCGAGCTCCGCGAGGTCACCACGGAGAAGGCCGACCTGGAAGAGCAGTGGATGCTGGCGGCGGAGACCGCCGAGTAGTGCCGGGGCGCCAAACTGCATCTACCGTGTAGTTTGGCGCTCATTAGGCGCGTCAAACTAAATCTTTAGCGTAGCTAGACGTACACTGGCTTGGTGGTAGCCCACCCGGGAGAGCTACGCCGCATGATCATGGGAGTCGCCCTGACCCAGTGCGGCTACTTCACCGCGCAGCAGGCCGTCGCCGCCGGGTACTCCCACCAGGCGCAGAACTACCACGTGCGCCAGGGAAACTGGCACCGAGAGGGTCGTGCTCTGTTCCGCCTGCCGGGCTGGCCGGACTCGGACCGGGACATCTACGTCCGCTGGCGGCTCTGGAGCGGAGACCGGGCGGTGGTCTCCCACGAGTCGGCGCTGGCGGTCCACGACCTGGGCGACGTCAACCCGGCCAAGGTGCACCTGACCGTGCCCGCCGGTTTCCGGGCCAGGCACGAGGGCGTGGTGCTGCACAAGGCAGACCTGCCAGCCGAGGACATCGAGGACCGGGGCGAGTTCCGCGTGACCACGGTGACCCGCACGCTCCTCGACACCGCCGCCGGGCAGACCAGCCAGGAACAGCTGGACACCGCCGTGACCGAAGCCCTGACGCGTGGGCTGATCTCGCCCCGCCGCATCCGCGAACGCTCCGATACACACGGGAACCGTGCGGCCCTGCGCGTCGAACGCGCACTCGGGGCGGCGGGCCGGTGAGCACCAACCCGGCCGCGCTGCGGGCCAGGCTCGACGCACGCCTCAAGACCGACTCGGCTGATCGCGCCATTGACGTGAACCGGTTGCGCAGGCAGCTCGCCTTCGAGCGCATCCTGGTGCGCCTGGGCGAGGACTGGGTGCTCAAGGGCGGACTGGCCCTGGAGTTCCGGCTGCGCAACCAGTGCCGTGCCACCCGAGATCTCGACCTCGCGCTGCTCGGCCAGGCCGAGGACGGCGAGAGGGTTCGTGAGCACCTCATCGACGCCTTCGCCGAGGACCCGCAAGATGATCACTTCAGCTTCGTGGTGGGGCCACCACAGATGCTCGCCGCGGACAGTGCGGGCCGTCCTGGCTGGCGGTTTTCGGTGGAAGCCAGGCTCGCGGGCCGCAGCTTCGTGCATGTCCGGGTGGACGTAGTCGCGCGGGCCGAGGAGATCGCCGATGGGGTCGAACGCCTGACGCTGCCGTCCGGCCTGGGCTTCGCGGGGTACCCGCCCGCCATCTCCGTGCTCGCCATCGACGTGCACCAGCACGCTGCGGAGAAGGTCCACGCCCTCACCCGGGACTACGGCGACCGCCCGAACACCAGGACCAAGGACCTCGTCGACCTGGTCCTGCTGATCGAGCATGAGCTGCTCGACCCCGCCAGGTTGGGCCGAAGGCTGCGGACGGTGTTCGACGTGCGCGGCACCCACGACCTCCCTCGGCATCCGCCGACACCCCCGGCCGCCTGGGCGGCCGACTACCTCGCCCTGACCGCCGACCTGGACGTCACCGCGCACACCGTCGAGGCTGCCCACGAGCTGGTGTCCCGGTGCTGGGCGGACTGGGTCCCAGCCGGGTAGCTCAGCCCGCCGCGTACTCCCCGACCACGGCCGCGAAGTGCACGTCCCCGTCCTCCGGGCACACCCACCTCGCCACGTCCTCCGCCACCTCGGTCACCACCGCGTGCTCGTGCCCCGGGCACCGCGGCACGGCGAAGCCCCGGTGTTCCAGCACCATGGCTTGGAGCTCCTCGGCGGCCCGCGCGGTGAACTCCGCGTCGGTCTCGGTGGCGCGCGGGCCCTCGCGGCCGACCACGGACTCCCAGCGCTCCGGGTAGAAGGTGATCTCGTACAGGGCCAGGTCCGGGTGGTCGGACATCATCTCGGCGTAGACCTTGAGGTCCGGGGTGTCCTCGGGGGTGCGGCCCGCCAGGTCCTGGATGACCAGTTTCGCCGTGGAGATCACGAGTTCGGTCGTTTCGGCGGAAGATCGGGTTTGGGGCACCGCGGAACGATAACTCGCTCTAACCTCGGTGGGGTGAGCCGGTTCGTCGAGACGATGGTGTCCACCGCGCGTCGTGAGTTCCAGCGTGGGCTGGTGACGGGGGCGCCCGCGGAGCCCGTGCGGCGCACGTGGGCGGAGGTGCACGGGCAGGCCCTGGCCGTGGGCGGGGGACTGGTCGCGGCCGGGTTGCGGCCCGGTGAGGCCGTCGGGGTGCTCGCCGCCGAGCCCGCCGCCATCGCGCCGCTGGCCCAGGGCATCTGGCTCGGCGGGGGCAGCGTCACCATGTTGCACCAGCCCACCGCGCGCACCGACCTGGCCGCCTGGGCCGCGGACACCGTGCGCACCCTCGGCATGATCGAGGCCGCCACCGTGGTCCTGGACGCCACCTTCGCCGCGCTGGCGCAGCCGTTGCGGGACAACGGGATCCGCGTACTGGACGTGGCCGACCTGCTCCGGGGTGAGCCCCTGGCGCAGCCCGTGCCGCGTGCGGAGGGCGATACCGCGCTGCTCCAGCTCACCAGCGGGTCCACCGCCGCGCCCAAGGCCGTGGTGATCAGCCACGGAAACCTGTACGCCAACGTCACCGCCATGGCCCAGGCCTCCCAGCTCGATCCCGCCACCGACGTCATGGTGTCCTGGCTGCCGCTGTTCCACGACATGGGCATGATCGGCTTCCTGACCGTGCCCATGGCCGTCGGCATGGAGCTGGTGAAGATCACTCCGGTCGACTTCCTGCGCGCGCCGCTGGTCTGGCCCGAGCTCATCACGACCTACCGCGGCACCATCACCGCCTCACCCAACTTCGGCTACGCGGTGTTCGCCCGCCAACTGTCCAAAGTGGCGGACGAGGACCGGTTCGACCTGTCCCGCTTGCGGATCGCGCTCAGCGGCGCCGAACCCATTGACCCCGGCGTGGTGCACGCGTTCACCTCGGAGGGCGCCCGGTTCGGCATGCCCGCCGAGTGCGTGCTGTGCGCCTACGGCATGGCCGAGGCCACCCTCGCGGTGTCCTTCGCGCCCCTGGGCATCGGCCTGGACGTCGACGAGGTGCGCGGCTTCCCCAAGCTCGGCCCGCCCCTGCCCGGCCTGGAAGTGCGCGCGGTCGGCGAGCACGGCGAGGTGCTGCCCGACCACGGGATCGGCGAGCTCCAGGTGCGCGGCGACGCCGTCACCGTGGGCTACCTCACCGTGGACGGTCCGGTGGCCACCCAGGACGCCGAGGGCTGGCTCGCCACCGGCGACGAGGGCTACCTGATCAACGGCCAGGTCGTGGTGTGCGGGCGGCGCAAGGACGTGATCATCCTCGGCGGCCGCAACATCTACCCGACGGACGTGGAGCGCGCGGCCTGCGCCGCCCCGGACGTGCGCGCGGGCAACGCGGTCGCGGTGCGCTGGGACGGCAACGGCCGCGAACGCCTGGCCGTGGTGGTGGAGTCGCGCCGCGCCGGGGACACCGACGCCGAGCGGGCCATCCGCAAGAACGTGGCCGCGGAGGTCGTGCACTCCCTCGGCGTGCGCCCGAGCACCGTGGTCGTACTGCCGCCGGGCGGGCTGCCCAAGACGCCCTCGGGCAAGCTGCGCCGCGCCGAGGTGCGGGACAAGCTCGCCGAGTGGGTCTAGGACGCGTGGAAGCGGTTCTGCGCCGCCTCCAGGCCTTCCTTGGCCAGTGACTCGACCGCGTCCGCGCACTGGTCGATGAGGAAGGCCAGCTCCTTGCGCTCCACCGTGGCGAAGTCCTTGAGCACGAAGTCGGCCGGGTCCTGGCGGCCGGGCGGACGGCCGATGCCGAACCGCGCGCGCAGGTAGTCCTTCGTGGACAGCGACTTGGAGATCGACCGCAGCCCGTTGTGCCCGTTCTCGCCCCCGCCGAGCTTCAGGCGGATGGTGCCGAACGGCAGGTCCAGCTCGTCGTGCACGACGACGACGCGGGACGGGTCGATCTTGTAGAACCGGGCGGTGCCCGCGACGGCGCCCCCGGACAGGTTCATGAACGAGCGCGGCTTGGCCAGCACGACCCGCGCGCCGCCCAGCCTGCCCTCGGCGACGGCCGCGCCGCCCTTGTGGCTCTTGAACTTGGCCCCGATGCGTGCGGCCAGCTCGTCGAGCACCAGGAAGCCGATGTTGTGCCGGTTGCCCTCGTACTCGGGGCCGGGGTTGCCCAGGCCCACGATGAGCAGCAGCTCGTCCTCAGCCACGGCCCTGCCCCTCCCTGCTCAACAGATGCCAACGGCGCGCCACCCCGGGTGAGGGGCAGCGCGCCGTCCAGCATGATGCCCGACGTCGAGGGCTCAGCTCTCGGTGGTCTCGGCGGCGGCCGACTCGTCGGCGCCACCCTCCATCTGCTCGGCGGTCGGGGCGGCGACCACGTTGACCACGAGGGCCTCCGGGTCGGCGGCCAAGGTCACACCGGCGGGCAGGGTGACCTGGGAGGCCAGGATCTGGGTGCCGGGCTGCACGCCCGCGATCGACACCTCGACCTGCTCCGGGATGTTCAGCGCGTCGGCCTCGACCTGGAGCTGGCTGATCTCCTGGGTGATCAGGGCACCCGGCACGGCGTCGCCGGTGACGACCACGAGGACGTCGACGGTGACCTTCTCGCCGCGCTTGACCAGCAGCAGGTCGACGTGCTCGATGTAGTTCTTCAGCGGGTGGGTGGTGACCGTCTTGGTCAGGGCCAGCTCGTTGGCGGCCTCACCCAGGTCGAGGGTCAGCACCGCGTTGGTGCCGTGCTCACGCACGACGCGGGCGAACTCCAGGGCGGGAAGGGCAACGTGCTTCGGGTCGGAGCCGTGGCCGTAGAGCACTGCGGGAATCTTTCCAGCGCGGCGGGTACGGCGAGCGGCGCCCTTGCCGAACTCGGTGCGCGGCTCAGCTGCGAGACGGACCTCGGACACGGCGATGCTCCTTGCATGACGTCGGGCAGTGAAAAACTTCAGTCGTGTGTGGTGACCTGCGGCGGCGATTCCTGCGCGGCGGAAAATGACAACACGCGGCGACTGAACGCCGCCGCGTCGATCACGGAGCCGCGAGATGAACACCCTCGCCGAGGCAACCCGTCAAGTGTATGCCGAGCAGGCCGAGACTCCCAATCGGGGGTACCGCCAACCGGGTTTTCCGGCTGGTCCCGGACACGGGAACGGCGGCCGGGCACCCCCTGGGCA
Proteins encoded in this region:
- a CDS encoding type IV toxin-antitoxin system AbiEi family antitoxin domain-containing protein → MIMGVALTQCGYFTAQQAVAAGYSHQAQNYHVRQGNWHREGRALFRLPGWPDSDRDIYVRWRLWSGDRAVVSHESALAVHDLGDVNPAKVHLTVPAGFRARHEGVVLHKADLPAEDIEDRGEFRVTTVTRTLLDTAAGQTSQEQLDTAVTEALTRGLISPRRIRERSDTHGNRAALRVERALGAAGR
- a CDS encoding nucleotidyl transferase AbiEii/AbiGii toxin family protein is translated as MSTNPAALRARLDARLKTDSADRAIDVNRLRRQLAFERILVRLGEDWVLKGGLALEFRLRNQCRATRDLDLALLGQAEDGERVREHLIDAFAEDPQDDHFSFVVGPPQMLAADSAGRPGWRFSVEARLAGRSFVHVRVDVVARAEEIADGVERLTLPSGLGFAGYPPAISVLAIDVHQHAAEKVHALTRDYGDRPNTRTKDLVDLVLLIEHELLDPARLGRRLRTVFDVRGTHDLPRHPPTPPAAWAADYLALTADLDVTAHTVEAAHELVSRCWADWVPAG
- a CDS encoding fatty acyl-AMP ligase, producing the protein MSRFVETMVSTARREFQRGLVTGAPAEPVRRTWAEVHGQALAVGGGLVAAGLRPGEAVGVLAAEPAAIAPLAQGIWLGGGSVTMLHQPTARTDLAAWAADTVRTLGMIEAATVVLDATFAALAQPLRDNGIRVLDVADLLRGEPLAQPVPRAEGDTALLQLTSGSTAAPKAVVISHGNLYANVTAMAQASQLDPATDVMVSWLPLFHDMGMIGFLTVPMAVGMELVKITPVDFLRAPLVWPELITTYRGTITASPNFGYAVFARQLSKVADEDRFDLSRLRIALSGAEPIDPGVVHAFTSEGARFGMPAECVLCAYGMAEATLAVSFAPLGIGLDVDEVRGFPKLGPPLPGLEVRAVGEHGEVLPDHGIGELQVRGDAVTVGYLTVDGPVATQDAEGWLATGDEGYLINGQVVVCGRRKDVIILGGRNIYPTDVERAACAAPDVRAGNAVAVRWDGNGRERLAVVVESRRAGDTDAERAIRKNVAAEVVHSLGVRPSTVVVLPPGGLPKTPSGKLRRAEVRDKLAEWV
- the pth gene encoding aminoacyl-tRNA hydrolase, with the translated sequence MAEDELLLIVGLGNPGPEYEGNRHNIGFLVLDELAARIGAKFKSHKGGAAVAEGRLGGARVVLAKPRSFMNLSGGAVAGTARFYKIDPSRVVVVHDELDLPFGTIRLKLGGGENGHNGLRSISKSLSTKDYLRARFGIGRPPGRQDPADFVLKDFATVERKELAFLIDQCADAVESLAKEGLEAAQNRFHAS
- a CDS encoding 50S ribosomal protein L25/general stress protein Ctc codes for the protein MSEVRLAAEPRTEFGKGAARRTRRAGKIPAVLYGHGSDPKHVALPALEFARVVREHGTNAVLTLDLGEAANELALTKTVTTHPLKNYIEHVDLLLVKRGEKVTVDVLVVVTGDAVPGALITQEISQLQVEADALNIPEQVEVSIAGVQPGTQILASQVTLPAGVTLAADPEALVVNVVAAPTAEQMEGGADESAAAETTES